In one window of Opitutus sp. GAS368 DNA:
- a CDS encoding ABC transporter substrate-binding protein has translation MKLPRFILPLLFLLCTAGLRAESAKPGRIVLLVDEIKQIRSFPVVLAERLGYFAENGVVVTVMNIRDDASTTDMLMDGRVDAVMAYYHHTVVNQSEGGDFEAIVALGMTPGAKVLVANAAKGKYRTTADLKGSRFISGGAGSSKTTLANYLVLAGGLKLGDYSRAGTDGREKNVVALREGQADFIVAPTPDGDFYEAAGVATVWADLTTVEGTRKYFGTLFPSAAIYMRTAQAGAHPEIAQHLANAFVRTLRFINTHTPEEIAAVIPDEIAGKDRAAYLKVLRQEIPMFATDGRMPADAAEKEWQVLAAAQPKYLKVQPARTYTNAFADEALRKLP, from the coding sequence ATGAAACTTCCCCGCTTCATCCTGCCCCTCCTTTTCCTGCTTTGCACCGCAGGCCTCCGCGCCGAGTCCGCGAAGCCCGGCCGCATCGTCCTGCTCGTGGACGAGATCAAGCAGATCCGCTCTTTCCCGGTCGTCCTCGCCGAGCGGCTGGGCTATTTTGCGGAGAACGGCGTCGTGGTTACGGTCATGAACATCCGCGACGATGCCAGCACCACCGACATGCTGATGGACGGCCGGGTCGACGCGGTGATGGCCTACTATCACCACACCGTGGTCAATCAGTCCGAAGGGGGCGATTTCGAGGCGATCGTCGCGCTCGGGATGACGCCCGGGGCCAAGGTGCTCGTGGCGAACGCGGCCAAGGGCAAATACCGGACGACGGCCGACCTGAAAGGCAGCCGCTTCATTTCCGGTGGCGCGGGTTCATCCAAGACCACCCTGGCGAACTACCTCGTGCTCGCCGGCGGACTGAAGCTGGGCGACTACTCCCGCGCCGGGACCGACGGCCGCGAGAAGAACGTCGTTGCGCTCCGGGAGGGCCAGGCCGACTTCATCGTGGCACCGACCCCTGACGGCGATTTCTACGAGGCGGCGGGCGTCGCGACCGTCTGGGCCGACCTGACCACCGTCGAAGGCACGCGGAAATATTTCGGGACGCTGTTCCCGTCGGCCGCCATCTACATGCGGACCGCCCAGGCCGGGGCGCACCCCGAGATCGCGCAGCACCTGGCCAATGCCTTTGTCCGCACCCTCCGCTTCATCAACACTCACACGCCAGAGGAAATCGCGGCCGTCATCCCCGACGAGATCGCCGGCAAGGACCGCGCGGCCTACCTGAAGGTGCTGCGGCAGGAGATCCCGATGTTTGCCACCGACGGGCGCATGCCGGCGGACGCCGCCGAGAAGGAATGGCAGGTGCTCGCCGCGGCGCAGCCCAAATACCTCAAGGTGCAGCCGGCCAGGACCTACACCAACGCGTTCGCCGACGAGGCGCTGCGGAAACTGCCCTGA
- a CDS encoding ABC transporter ATP-binding protein, whose translation MSALQPSSPSVLRTAGLRKTYPSGDRTLSVLQGVDLAVAAGETVSIRGESGSGKSTLLNILAGLDRPDSGEIFWGAEAAHSLSLGELTARRGRFLGMVFQSYYLIPELDAFANVLMAARLVGGAGATERARATTLLKRVGLAERSTHLPAQLSGGERQRVAVARALMNHPAVILADEPTGNLDERTGDEVIGLLLEVCAEEKAALVLVTHNPVHARKTARQLLLKDGRFA comes from the coding sequence ATGTCAGCCCTTCAGCCATCCAGCCCTTCAGTCCTTCGGACCGCCGGCCTGCGCAAGACCTATCCCAGCGGCGACCGCACGCTCTCGGTGCTGCAGGGTGTGGACCTCGCGGTTGCGGCCGGCGAGACCGTCTCGATCCGCGGCGAATCCGGCTCGGGCAAGAGCACGCTGCTCAACATCCTCGCCGGGCTCGACCGCCCCGACAGCGGCGAAATCTTCTGGGGCGCCGAGGCCGCGCACAGCCTTTCGTTGGGCGAATTGACCGCGCGGCGCGGCCGGTTCCTCGGCATGGTGTTCCAATCCTATTACCTGATTCCCGAGCTCGACGCCTTCGCGAATGTCCTGATGGCGGCGCGTCTGGTCGGCGGGGCGGGGGCCACCGAGCGCGCCCGGGCCACGACCCTGCTCAAGCGTGTCGGCCTGGCGGAACGCTCGACCCATCTGCCCGCGCAACTCTCCGGCGGTGAGCGCCAGCGCGTTGCCGTGGCCCGGGCGCTGATGAACCATCCCGCCGTGATCCTCGCCGACGAGCCGACCGGCAACCTCGACGAGCGCACGGGCGACGAGGTCATCGGCCTCCTGCTCGAGGTCTGCGCCGAGGAGAAGGCCGCGCTGGTGCTCGTGACCCACAATCCCGTCCACGCGAGAAAGACCGCCCGCCAGTTGCTCCTCAAAGACGGTCGGTTTGCCTGA
- a CDS encoding ABC transporter permease, translating into MPWPVYLALKQLFPSGRRVPFFTLISVLGVALGVALMLVTMSVMGGFGHQIKTMIIDTQGEVQVKASLLLDRPAAAEVEKTLAATPGVQAFAPYAAGMVMLEYQNRPAFPAIQGFNYAQMKKVVPLDRYLTAGSLEQLDDDSIILSSILANSLGAGVGDTVSIYSPLALERARKNELLLPRDVRVAGIFAVGHQQLDSSTVLCSLRLMQDLYGLEQRVHGYNVRLQPGADEYAVAAALNRQLPADTRAQTWFESNADFQAVLAFERNMIFFLLTFIIVVAAFSITSSLLVTVVRKTREIGLLGAMGGRARHIAACFCVQGLVIGLGGTTLGLGLGFGLLHYRNAVVHLIAGLTMGQEVFEKFYQFSSLPANTEPRDVVLIIGFSIVASTIAGLIPAWRAAKLQPVEALRSE; encoded by the coding sequence ATGCCCTGGCCCGTCTACCTCGCGCTGAAGCAGCTTTTCCCGTCGGGCCGCCGGGTGCCGTTTTTCACCCTGATCTCCGTGCTCGGTGTCGCGCTGGGCGTGGCGCTGATGCTGGTCACGATGAGCGTGATGGGCGGCTTCGGCCACCAGATCAAAACGATGATCATCGACACCCAGGGCGAGGTGCAGGTGAAGGCGTCCCTGCTGCTCGACCGGCCCGCGGCGGCGGAAGTGGAAAAAACCCTGGCGGCCACGCCGGGCGTGCAGGCCTTTGCCCCCTACGCGGCCGGCATGGTGATGCTCGAATACCAGAACCGGCCGGCCTTCCCGGCCATCCAGGGTTTCAATTACGCGCAGATGAAAAAGGTCGTGCCGCTCGACCGCTACCTGACCGCCGGCTCGCTCGAGCAACTGGACGACGACTCCATCATCCTGAGCTCGATCCTCGCCAACTCGCTGGGCGCGGGCGTGGGCGACACGGTCAGCATCTACTCGCCGCTGGCCCTGGAGCGCGCCCGGAAGAACGAGCTGCTGCTGCCGCGCGACGTGCGCGTGGCGGGCATCTTCGCGGTCGGCCACCAGCAGCTCGACAGCTCCACGGTGCTGTGCTCGCTGCGGCTGATGCAGGACCTCTACGGCCTCGAGCAACGGGTGCACGGCTACAACGTCCGCCTGCAGCCCGGGGCCGACGAATACGCCGTGGCGGCGGCGCTCAACCGGCAACTCCCCGCCGACACCCGGGCCCAGACCTGGTTCGAGTCCAACGCCGACTTCCAGGCCGTCCTCGCCTTCGAGCGGAACATGATCTTCTTCCTGCTCACGTTCATCATCGTCGTGGCGGCGTTCTCCATCACCAGCTCGCTGCTCGTGACGGTGGTGCGCAAGACCCGCGAGATCGGCCTGCTCGGCGCCATGGGCGGCCGGGCGCGGCACATCGCAGCATGCTTCTGCGTGCAGGGACTGGTCATCGGCCTGGGCGGCACCACGCTGGGCCTCGGCCTCGGCTTTGGTTTGCTGCATTACCGCAACGCCGTGGTGCATCTGATCGCCGGCCTGACAATGGGGCAGGAGGTGTTTGAGAAATTCTACCAGTTCAGCTCGCTGCCGGCCAATACCGAGCCAAGGGACGTGGTGCTGATCATCGGTTTTTCCATCGTCGCTTCGACCATCGCCGGCCTGATCCCCGCCTGGCGCGCGGCCAAGCTGCAACCCGTGGAGGCGCTGCGCTCTGAATAA
- the lysS gene encoding lysine--tRNA ligase — protein sequence MSDIPPDISHDQYAVRLKKLQDMRAAGSDPFRANAVQTHFSGEALKAYVDGADYSVPVKVAGRLVVIRDMGKSQFVKILDQQGQIQLYVKKDLVGDDAYAAFKKLDLGDIIGAEGALFKSKSGEVTVRVDKYVLVSKALRPLPEKWHGLTDAEQVYRQRYLDLIVNEESRKRLMLRSRIVASIRQTLATRKFIEVETPVLEGVAGGAAARPFVTHHNALGVDFYLRIALELRLKRLLVGGYDRVFEIGRIFRNEGVSRKHNPEFTMLEVYQAYSDFRGMMELLKGIFTDICRDVIGATEIKHAGSGQLINFAGEWREVRYFDLIDEAVGFKLSALRTAADYKAKATEAAQKLGLEIHPAWETHEIVNEIFGKKIEPTLIQPTFVTHLPKELSPLAKLNAEDPALIDVFECIIGGMEVAPAYSEQNDPFVQREMFEKQVGEEQQKMDTDFLLALEHGMPPAGGMGVGIDRLCILLTGAESIRDVILFPSLRPSDAKG from the coding sequence ATGAGCGACATTCCTCCGGACATTTCCCACGACCAGTATGCCGTGCGGCTCAAGAAGCTGCAGGACATGCGCGCGGCGGGCTCGGATCCCTTCCGTGCCAACGCCGTGCAGACCCATTTTTCGGGGGAGGCGCTGAAAGCCTACGTCGACGGCGCGGACTACAGCGTGCCGGTCAAGGTCGCCGGCCGCCTCGTCGTCATCCGCGACATGGGCAAGAGCCAGTTCGTCAAGATCCTCGACCAGCAGGGCCAGATCCAGCTCTACGTGAAGAAGGACCTGGTGGGCGACGACGCCTACGCGGCGTTCAAGAAGCTCGACCTCGGCGACATCATCGGCGCCGAGGGCGCGCTGTTCAAATCCAAGAGCGGCGAGGTCACCGTGCGGGTGGACAAGTATGTCCTCGTGTCCAAGGCGCTGCGTCCGCTGCCCGAGAAGTGGCACGGCCTGACCGACGCCGAGCAGGTTTACCGCCAGCGCTACCTCGACCTCATCGTCAACGAGGAGTCGCGGAAGCGCCTCATGCTGCGCAGCCGCATCGTCGCCAGCATCCGGCAGACGCTCGCCACCCGGAAATTTATCGAGGTGGAGACGCCCGTGCTCGAGGGCGTGGCCGGCGGCGCCGCGGCGCGGCCGTTTGTCACCCACCACAACGCGCTGGGCGTCGATTTCTACCTGCGCATCGCGCTCGAGCTGCGCCTCAAGCGCCTGCTCGTCGGCGGCTACGACCGCGTGTTCGAGATCGGCCGCATCTTCCGCAACGAGGGCGTGTCGCGGAAGCACAACCCCGAGTTCACCATGCTCGAGGTCTACCAGGCCTACTCGGATTTCCGCGGCATGATGGAGCTGCTCAAGGGCATCTTCACCGACATCTGCCGCGACGTCATCGGCGCGACCGAGATCAAGCACGCCGGCAGCGGCCAGTTGATCAACTTTGCCGGCGAGTGGCGCGAGGTGCGCTATTTCGACCTGATCGACGAGGCCGTGGGCTTCAAGCTCAGCGCGCTGCGCACCGCCGCCGACTACAAGGCGAAGGCCACGGAAGCCGCGCAGAAGCTCGGCCTCGAGATCCACCCGGCTTGGGAGACACACGAGATCGTTAACGAGATTTTCGGCAAGAAGATCGAGCCGACCCTCATCCAGCCGACCTTCGTCACGCACCTGCCCAAGGAGCTGTCGCCCCTGGCCAAGCTCAACGCCGAGGATCCGGCGTTGATCGACGTCTTCGAGTGCATCATCGGCGGCATGGAGGTCGCGCCCGCCTACTCCGAGCAGAACGACCCGTTCGTGCAGCGGGAGATGTTCGAGAAGCAGGTGGGCGAGGAGCAGCAGAAGATGGACACCGACTTCCTGCTCGCGCTCGAGCACGGCATGCCGCCCGCCGGCGGCATGGGCGTCGGCATCGACCGCCTGTGCATCCTGCTCACCGGCGCCGAGAGCATCCGCGACGTGATTTTGTTCCCGTCCCTGCGTCCTTCGGACGCAAAGGGCTGA
- the lipB gene encoding lipoyl(octanoyl) transferase LipB, with protein MSTSAPAAPALATLDWGRTGYADAWSRQEELVARRNAGEAGDTLVFTEHDPVYTLGVRKGAEEHLIWDEAELTRRGIAVCKTNRGGDITYHGPGQIVGYPIINLASRKDLHAYLRLLEQILINTVGTFGLAAARREGKTGIWLGPRKIAAIGVAVKKWTTYHGFALNVDADLAPFTGIVPCGITDGTVTSLAAELGSAPSAEEVKRVLALEFSTLLPRFFAGL; from the coding sequence ATGAGCACCTCCGCCCCCGCCGCCCCGGCCCTCGCGACCCTTGATTGGGGCCGCACCGGCTACGCCGATGCCTGGTCGCGGCAGGAGGAACTCGTGGCCCGGCGCAACGCCGGCGAGGCGGGCGACACGCTGGTCTTCACGGAGCACGACCCGGTCTACACCCTCGGCGTGCGCAAGGGCGCCGAGGAACACCTGATCTGGGACGAGGCCGAGCTGACCCGCCGCGGCATCGCGGTCTGCAAGACCAACCGCGGTGGCGACATCACCTACCACGGCCCCGGCCAGATCGTCGGTTACCCGATCATCAATCTCGCCTCGCGAAAAGACCTCCACGCCTACCTCCGCCTGCTCGAGCAGATCCTGATCAACACCGTCGGCACCTTCGGCCTCGCCGCGGCCCGCCGCGAGGGCAAGACCGGCATCTGGCTCGGCCCGCGCAAGATCGCCGCCATCGGCGTCGCGGTAAAGAAGTGGACGACCTATCACGGTTTCGCCCTCAACGTGGATGCCGACCTCGCGCCCTTCACCGGCATCGTGCCCTGCGGCATCACCGACGGCACCGTCACCTCCCTGGCCGCCGAGCTCGGGTCGGCGCCCTCCGCCGAAGAGGTGAAACGCGTATTGGCGCTTGAATTCTCGACCCTCCTGCCGAGATTCTTCGCCGGTCTATGA
- the lipA gene encoding lipoyl synthase, with amino-acid sequence MTPTNRKPDWLRAKLPSGPAYQATRRLVEENKLHTVCQSAQCPNIGECWSRGTATVMILGNICTRSCNFCAIQTGRPTEFDLGEPARVADAVAKMGLKHCVITSVARDDLKDGGASVWAATIRATKYRNPQCAIEVLTPDWKGRMHDLDTVLDAKPDIFNHNVETIERLQKPVRVQARYERSLSVLRHAKARGFTTKTGIMLGLGETPAEVEKCLRDIAAEKVDILTLGQYLQPTPQHWKIDRWVTPEEFKHWKEFCLGIGFGVVESGPLVRSSYHADEQSSKYTGEEHLNISPTLANA; translated from the coding sequence ATGACGCCCACCAACCGCAAACCCGACTGGCTCCGCGCCAAGCTGCCCTCCGGCCCGGCCTACCAGGCCACGCGCCGGCTGGTCGAGGAGAACAAGCTCCACACCGTTTGCCAGAGCGCGCAGTGCCCCAACATCGGCGAATGCTGGTCGCGCGGCACGGCGACGGTGATGATCCTGGGCAACATCTGCACGCGTTCCTGTAATTTCTGCGCGATCCAGACCGGCCGGCCGACCGAATTCGACTTGGGCGAGCCCGCCCGCGTGGCCGACGCCGTCGCCAAGATGGGCCTCAAGCACTGCGTCATCACCTCCGTCGCCCGCGACGACCTGAAGGACGGCGGCGCCAGCGTCTGGGCCGCGACCATCCGCGCCACGAAATACCGTAATCCGCAGTGCGCGATCGAGGTGCTCACGCCCGACTGGAAGGGCCGCATGCACGACCTCGACACCGTGCTCGACGCCAAGCCCGACATCTTCAACCACAACGTCGAGACGATCGAGCGCCTGCAGAAGCCCGTCCGCGTGCAGGCCCGCTACGAGCGCAGCCTCAGCGTGCTGCGCCACGCCAAGGCGCGCGGCTTCACGACCAAGACCGGCATCATGCTCGGCCTGGGCGAGACGCCGGCCGAGGTGGAAAAGTGCCTGCGCGACATCGCCGCCGAGAAGGTCGATATCCTCACGCTCGGCCAATATCTCCAGCCCACCCCGCAGCACTGGAAGATCGACCGCTGGGTGACGCCCGAGGAGTTCAAGCACTGGAAGGAATTTTGCCTCGGCATCGGCTTTGGCGTCGTGGAGAGCGGCCCGCTCGTGCGCTCGAGCTACCACGCCGACGAGCAGTCGTCGAAATACACCGGCGAGGAGCACCTGAACATCTCGCCGACGCTGGCGAACGCATGA
- a CDS encoding TonB-dependent receptor plug domain-containing protein — MPLRPPAFLTTLCLCAFAHPLFAQSAAPEAVKLPTLSVNERLDQTADHPSLVPVADGLADGAFAGLARQVAGLAVNDSGARGFGQTVTLRGLGNTPFFGDASVPVYLDDIPLASGFTFPTELYDFGRMTVYRGPQAATLFGRAGDAGVIQFTSTAPGASGTARLGATVGSYGQLAFNVSAQTARSTESDVSAQLGTSRRDGYIENTLLKQTVDDRRAVFGRVQLHYRPAPDLELSLHLLGQQSRDGAQALVPLGGPYYEVSRGKEGVSDADFAAIAAGLTKRLAGATLTATTSYSDWNLSPYSNRLVVFGGVNFDSALTQSQRTFNEELRYAGEHLTLGAFYSTSRTRGAADRIFNGFPVEGSAFTTDADLLALSGRVSFTPAPGWSITPGLRVERTAKEFERIETIPSSTVMRRDDAWPAFLPSIVVGRRFDETTDFTLTLGRGFKPGGYSAYTGRADLAGFGPESSWSLEAAVTAAPRDSNLSCTARAYVSRVSGYQIERSFAVPGATADEYLVVNASRARVLGVELESVWRAGHDISVTLAASVSRATLEDFTDPFTGATYSGRQAPYAPAGNGALRVDYRPATGFFAGAGLTWTGTTYYDEKETASLAQRSYSLVDAEAGYAFARGDIRLFGRNLTDKAYYSAIIPGVKHGTPGAPATWGAALALRW; from the coding sequence ATGCCCCTCCGTCCGCCGGCCTTCCTCACCACCCTCTGCCTCTGCGCGTTCGCCCACCCGCTTTTCGCCCAGTCCGCCGCCCCTGAGGCCGTCAAGCTCCCGACCCTCTCGGTCAACGAGCGACTGGACCAGACCGCCGACCATCCCAGCCTCGTCCCCGTCGCCGACGGCCTGGCAGACGGTGCTTTCGCCGGGCTCGCCCGGCAAGTCGCCGGCCTCGCCGTGAACGATTCCGGCGCCCGCGGCTTCGGTCAGACGGTCACGCTGCGGGGACTCGGCAACACGCCGTTCTTCGGCGACGCCTCGGTGCCGGTCTATCTCGACGACATCCCGCTCGCCAGCGGCTTCACGTTCCCCACGGAGCTGTATGATTTCGGCCGGATGACCGTCTACCGCGGCCCGCAGGCCGCCACGCTCTTCGGCCGGGCGGGCGACGCCGGCGTGATCCAGTTCACTTCCACCGCCCCGGGCGCCAGCGGCACGGCGCGCCTCGGCGCCACCGTGGGCTCCTACGGTCAGCTCGCTTTCAATGTGTCGGCCCAGACGGCGCGCAGCACGGAGTCCGACGTCTCGGCGCAACTCGGCACGAGCCGGCGCGACGGTTACATTGAGAATACTTTGCTCAAGCAGACCGTGGATGACCGCCGGGCCGTGTTCGGGCGCGTCCAGCTGCACTACCGGCCGGCCCCGGACCTGGAACTCTCGCTGCATCTGCTCGGGCAGCAATCCCGCGACGGCGCGCAGGCCCTCGTCCCGCTCGGTGGGCCGTATTACGAGGTCAGTCGCGGCAAGGAAGGCGTGTCCGACGCGGACTTCGCCGCGATCGCCGCCGGCCTCACCAAGCGGCTGGCCGGCGCCACGCTCACGGCCACCACGAGTTATTCCGACTGGAACCTGTCCCCCTACTCCAACCGCTTGGTCGTCTTTGGCGGCGTCAACTTCGACTCGGCGCTGACCCAGTCGCAACGCACCTTCAACGAGGAGCTGCGCTATGCCGGCGAACATCTGACGCTCGGCGCGTTCTACTCGACCTCCCGCACCCGCGGCGCGGCCGACCGCATCTTCAACGGCTTTCCGGTCGAGGGGTCGGCTTTCACCACCGACGCCGATCTGCTCGCGCTGTCCGGCCGCGTGTCCTTCACGCCCGCGCCGGGCTGGTCGATCACACCCGGCCTGCGCGTCGAACGCACCGCGAAGGAATTCGAACGCATCGAGACCATCCCGTCCTCGACCGTGATGCGGCGCGACGACGCCTGGCCGGCCTTTCTCCCGAGCATCGTCGTGGGCCGCCGGTTCGACGAGACGACCGATTTCACGCTCACCCTGGGCCGCGGCTTCAAGCCCGGCGGTTACTCGGCCTACACGGGCCGGGCCGACCTGGCGGGCTTCGGCCCCGAGAGCTCCTGGAGCCTGGAAGCCGCGGTGACCGCCGCGCCGCGTGATTCCAACCTCAGCTGCACGGCCCGGGCCTACGTCTCCCGTGTCAGCGGTTACCAGATCGAACGCTCCTTCGCCGTGCCGGGCGCCACCGCCGACGAATACCTCGTCGTCAACGCCAGCCGCGCACGGGTGCTGGGCGTTGAGCTGGAGTCCGTGTGGCGGGCCGGCCACGACATCAGCGTGACCCTCGCGGCCTCCGTCTCCCGCGCCACGCTGGAGGACTTCACCGATCCGTTCACCGGCGCCACTTACTCGGGCCGCCAGGCGCCCTACGCCCCGGCCGGCAACGGCGCGCTGCGCGTCGATTACCGGCCCGCCACCGGTTTCTTCGCCGGCGCCGGGCTCACCTGGACCGGCACCACCTACTACGACGAAAAGGAGACGGCGTCGCTGGCGCAGCGCTCCTACTCCTTGGTCGACGCGGAGGCCGGCTACGCCTTTGCCCGCGGCGACATCCGTCTTTTCGGCCGCAACCTCACCGACAAGGCCTACTACAGCGCCATCATCCCCGGGGTGAAGCACGGCACCCCGGGCGCCCCCGCCACCTGGGGCGCCGCGCTCGCGCTCCGCTGGTAG
- a CDS encoding AMP nucleosidase, whose translation METKKRIVENWLPRYTGVPLKNFGRYILLTNFDRYVELFAHWNRVPVHGRNKPMPSATAHGITIINFGMGSATAATVMDLLSAINPEAVLFLGKCGGLKHRAKIGSLILPIAAIRGEGTSNDYFPPEVPALPSFALQKAISTTIRDHKKDYWTGTVYTTNRRVWEHDLDFKKYLKKVRAMAVDMETATIFTTGFANEIPTGTLLLVSDEPMTPEGVKTAESDKNVDDKHVSMHLRIGIDSLKQLINNGLTVKHLKF comes from the coding sequence ATGGAAACCAAGAAGAGAATCGTCGAGAACTGGCTGCCGCGCTACACGGGCGTGCCCCTCAAGAACTTCGGCCGCTACATCCTGCTGACCAACTTCGACCGCTACGTCGAGCTGTTCGCCCACTGGAACCGCGTGCCGGTCCACGGCCGGAACAAGCCCATGCCCAGCGCCACCGCGCACGGCATCACCATCATCAACTTCGGCATGGGCAGCGCCACCGCCGCCACCGTCATGGACCTGCTCAGCGCCATCAATCCCGAGGCCGTCCTGTTCCTCGGCAAGTGCGGCGGCCTCAAGCACCGCGCCAAGATCGGCAGCCTCATCCTCCCCATCGCCGCCATCCGCGGCGAGGGCACGAGCAACGACTACTTCCCGCCCGAGGTGCCCGCCCTGCCCTCCTTCGCGCTGCAAAAGGCGATCTCCACCACCATCCGCGATCACAAGAAGGACTACTGGACCGGCACCGTCTACACCACCAACCGCCGCGTCTGGGAGCACGACCTGGACTTCAAGAAATACCTGAAGAAGGTCCGCGCCATGGCCGTGGACATGGAGACCGCCACCATCTTCACCACCGGCTTCGCCAACGAGATTCCCACCGGCACGCTCCTGCTCGTCTCCGACGAGCCGATGACCCCCGAGGGCGTCAAGACCGCCGAGAGCGACAAGAACGTCGACGACAAGCACGTCTCGATGCACCTGCGCATCGGCATCGATTCCCTGAAGCAGCTCATCAACAACGGGCTCACCGTAAAGCACCTGAAGTTCTGA
- a CDS encoding MBL fold metallo-hydrolase, producing MLIRIKGAISNCYLLPGEKPVLVDTGAPGDLRRILAALKSHGLEPRQLALILLTHGHSDHAGCAAELKRRSGAQVAIHAGDAALVRAGRNGVIAVQDTLGRILRPFVDEEFEAFEPDLVFQQGIALEPYGLRGRVVPTPGHTPGSASVVLASGEALIGDVLRGSLVWPNKARDHYFCNDPERNQRSIVKLAREGLLRCHPGTFGSFPGAELGRFLSTDGGEVFELSGEPV from the coding sequence ATGCTGATCAGGATCAAAGGCGCGATTTCCAACTGCTACCTGCTGCCCGGCGAAAAACCCGTGCTGGTGGATACCGGCGCGCCGGGCGATCTCCGGCGCATCCTCGCGGCGCTCAAGTCGCACGGGCTCGAGCCGAGACAGCTCGCGCTCATCCTGCTCACCCACGGCCACAGCGACCACGCCGGCTGCGCCGCCGAATTGAAGCGCCGCAGCGGCGCGCAGGTCGCGATCCACGCCGGCGACGCCGCGCTGGTCCGGGCCGGGCGCAACGGCGTGATCGCCGTGCAGGACACGCTTGGGCGCATCCTCCGCCCGTTCGTCGACGAGGAGTTCGAGGCCTTCGAGCCCGACCTGGTCTTCCAGCAGGGCATCGCGCTCGAGCCCTACGGCCTCCGGGGCCGCGTGGTGCCGACGCCGGGCCACACCCCCGGCTCGGCCTCCGTGGTGCTCGCCAGCGGCGAGGCGCTCATCGGCGACGTGCTCCGCGGCAGCCTTGTCTGGCCGAACAAGGCGCGCGACCACTACTTCTGCAACGACCCCGAGCGCAACCAGCGCAGCATTGTGAAGCTCGCGCGCGAGGGCCTGCTGCGCTGCCACCCGGGCACCTTCGGCAGCTTTCCCGGCGCCGAGCTCGGCCGCTTCCTCTCCACCGACGGCGGCGAGGTGTTCGAGCTCTCCGGCGAACCGGTGTGA
- a CDS encoding SCO family protein gives MKPSYSPPVRLAACLLMAAVAWIAPGCAKQEAPAAVPAAPAEKRYPLTGEIVKADVEHSQLIVMHDEIKGFMGAMTMEFKVSKGDLAIAKPGEHIRAELVVRDNGLYLEKIWPDDAATQRALDAAAKALAQDTAMRGREAYREIGENLPEFTLLDQEGRAVAGSRFRGKQIVLNFIFTRCPIATMCPASTQRMAALQKAAKEAGAKDFELITISLDPEYDTPGVLKEYAQIRGLDTSNWSFLTGPDAAVRHLLAQLGIIREFEGNTIKHTLATVLINAEGKISYRVDGSTWLVEDFVRRLKKG, from the coding sequence ATGAAGCCCAGTTATTCGCCCCCCGTGCGGCTGGCCGCATGTTTGCTAATGGCGGCCGTGGCGTGGATCGCACCGGGCTGCGCCAAGCAGGAGGCGCCGGCCGCGGTGCCCGCCGCCCCCGCCGAGAAGCGCTACCCGCTGACGGGCGAGATCGTGAAGGCCGACGTCGAGCACAGCCAGCTCATCGTCATGCATGATGAGATCAAGGGCTTCATGGGGGCCATGACGATGGAGTTCAAGGTGTCGAAGGGCGACCTGGCGATCGCGAAGCCCGGCGAGCACATCCGCGCCGAGCTGGTGGTGCGCGACAACGGCCTGTATCTGGAGAAAATCTGGCCCGACGACGCCGCCACGCAGCGCGCGCTCGATGCCGCGGCGAAGGCTCTCGCGCAGGACACGGCGATGCGCGGCAGGGAGGCCTACCGCGAGATCGGCGAGAACCTGCCCGAGTTCACCCTGCTGGATCAGGAGGGTCGCGCGGTGGCCGGCAGCCGGTTCCGCGGCAAGCAGATCGTGCTCAACTTCATCTTCACCCGCTGCCCGATCGCCACGATGTGCCCGGCGTCCACCCAGCGGATGGCCGCGCTGCAAAAGGCGGCCAAAGAGGCCGGCGCGAAGGACTTCGAGCTCATCACCATCTCGCTCGACCCGGAATACGACACCCCGGGCGTGCTGAAGGAATACGCGCAGATCCGCGGCCTCGACACGTCGAACTGGTCGTTCCTCACCGGGCCCGACGCCGCCGTGCGCCACCTGCTGGCGCAGCTGGGCATCATTCGCGAATTCGAGGGCAATACCATCAAGCACACCCTCGCCACCGTCCTCATCAACGCGGAGGGCAAGATCAGCTACCGCGTCGACGGCAGCACCTGGCTGGTCGAGGACTTCGTCCGGCGGCTGAAGAAAGGATGA